The following are from one region of the Salvia hispanica cultivar TCC Black 2014 chromosome 1, UniMelb_Shisp_WGS_1.0, whole genome shotgun sequence genome:
- the LOC125207479 gene encoding uncharacterized protein LOC125207479, producing MNYDIMPEILLCLPVQSLMRFRAVCKTWGNLIDSQRFQKLHTRNNDNNKPNDTVYLQLAHSNEQDKVCLQVTFPNVGHRVQKELSVKLQWDRKSLLAYKFDCFNVLSLRLVDAVKGLICINPTKLYSKSTDSWKELGDVIIDGLRFDFVIPIKSACKNGYFVHWYAYVKRVEGDVQKILSFDMKNEVFREITLPEDNTYTYTNIVGSTRRLYSQIFAEDEHLFRHFKFQIRGSDNSVKIYESRCEGSELSWNHVTNVRVPLSGSEEVPLCRTSCVFFMHKSSVFVYDYSARR from the exons ATGAACTATGATATTATGCCAGAGATTCTGTTGTGTCTGCCCGTACAATCCCTCATGAGATTCCGAGCTGTCTGCAAAACCTGGGGCAATCTCATCGATTCACAGCGTTTTCAAAAACTGCACACTCGCAACAACGACAACAACAAACCAAACGACACGGTTTATCTACAACTTGCTCATTCCAACGAACAAGACAAGGTATGTCTGCAAGTCACTTTTCCCAATGTTGGACATCGAGTGCAAAAGGAACTGTCGGTAAAGCTTCAATGGGATCGGAAGTCGCTATTGGCGTATAAATTCGACTGTTTTAACGTCTTATCACTTAGGCTAGTTGACGCAGTTAAGGGTCTAATCTGCATTAACCCAACTAAAT TGTACTCAAAAAGTACGGATTCTTGGAAGGAGTTGGGAGACGTCATCATTGATGGTCTACGTTTTGACTTTGTTATTCCCATTAAATCCGCGTGCAAGAATGGCTACTTTGTTCACTGGTACGCATATGTGAAAAGGGTGGAAGGAGATGTGCAGAAGATATTAAGCTTCGATATGAAGAATGAAGTGTTTCGTGAAATCACGTTGCCTGAAGATAATACTTATACTTATACTAATATTGTTGGCAGCACCCGCAGATTATACTCTCAGATTTTTGCCGAAGATGAGCACTTGTTCCGTCACTTTAAATTCCAGATTCGTGGAAGTGATAACTCAGTGAAGATTTATGAATCGAGATGTGAAGGAAGTGAACTGAGTTGGAATCATGTGACGAACGTACGAGTACCCCTCTCGGGCTCTGAGGAGGTACCTCTCTGCAGGACTAGTTGTGTGTTTTTCATGCACAAATCCAGTGTTTTTGTGTATGATTATAGTGCACGCAGATGA
- the LOC125207512 gene encoding BRASSINOSTEROID INSENSITIVE 1-associated receptor kinase 1-like, with the protein MSYSSSRDNWERLVTAVVKREQIWQLCHQNSISTIASDYTDVTLSFSSVRPVSTASHQLSVINDSIIEDRKNASKTISRNLFSALRWKRKAKDCGLHKGLVGIPEYDGLESFSLHELLGATNNFSKENVIGRGGQGTVYRGVLKDGSVVAVKKLKQVIELQLEMECLVKHRNVIELIGFCVTQEEQLLVYPFMQNGSVASCLRSDVCDVWTRKLYWPVRNSIALAVAKGLAYLHDECARTIIHRDVKAANILLNEDFEVVLADFSLAKFADCRDDGAIKGTLGHIAPEYLTTSKCTKKSDVFSYGIFLLELITGQNIPHLSKLANDDDTFLLDVVYTMYEAKKFEVMVDSSLERDFVKEEVEKLFQLVLICTLDDPHERPTMSEVVRMIEDGEGDERWEKFLWHRKFVTPGSGVLTNAGWMMFDSCSLTMAEELSNPR; encoded by the exons ATGTCATATTCGTCATCTCGGGACAACTGGGAGAGGCTGGTGACAGCAGTGGTGAAGAGAGAGCAGATATGGCAACTCTGTCATCAAAACTCCATCTCCACCATTGCTTCTGATTATACCGACGTAACTCTCAG TTTTTCAAGTGTGAGACCTGTTTCCACAGCATCTCATCAACTTTCAGTTATAAACGACTCTATCATCGAAG ATAGGAAAAATGCTTCTAAAACTATATCGCGGAACCTATTTTCTGCTCTGCGTTGGAAAAGGAAAGCAAAGGACTGTGGTCTGCACAAAGGTTTGGTTGGCATTCCGG AGTATGATGGACTTGAGAGCTTTTCCCTACACGAGCTACTCGGTGCAACAAACAATTTTAGCAAAGAAAATGTCATTGGACGTGGTGGCCAAGGTACAGTATATAGAGGTGTACTGAAAGATGGCTCTGTAGTGgctgttaaaaaattaaaacaagtgATCGAGTTACAACTAGAAATGGAGTGCCTTGTAAAACATCGTAATGTAATCGAACTTATTGGGTTTTGCGTTACACAAGAAGAACAGCTGCTTGTTTATCCTTTCATGCAGAATGGAAGTGTGGCATCATGCTTAAGAA GTGATGTGTGTGATGTGTGGACACGTAAACTTTACTGGCCAGTTAGAAACTCAATAGCACTCGCGGTTGCAAAAGGTTTAGCTTATTTGCATGACGAATGCGCCAGAACTATCATTCACCGCGATGTTAAAGCTGCAAATATATTGTTGAATGAGGACTTTGAAGTAGTCTTGGCTGACTTCTCCTTGGCCAAATTCGCGGACTGCCGTGATGATGGTGCCATAAAAGGGACGCTTGGTCATATAGCCCCCGAGTACCTCACCACCAGTAAGTGTACAAAGAAATCCGATGTTTTTAGCTATGGGATTTTTCTTCTTGAGCTCATCACTGGACAAAATATTCCTCATCTTAGTAAGCTCGCCAACGATGACGATACCTTTTTACTGGATGTG gTGTATACAATGTACGAGGCgaaaaaatttgaagtgaTGGTTGATTCAAGTTTGGAAAGAGATTTTGTAAAAGAAGAGGTGGAAAAGCTGTTTCAGTTAGTTCTCATCTGCACACTAGATGATCCACATGAACGCCCAACGATGTCGGAAGTTGTGAGAATGATCGAAGATGGCGAAGGCGATGAGAGGTGGGAAAAATTCTTATGGCATAGAAAATTTGTAACCCCTGGGAGTGGTGTCCTTACCAATGCAGGATGGATGATGTTTGATAGTTGTTCTTTGACTATGGCTGAGGAACTATCCAACCCCAGATGA
- the LOC125213900 gene encoding BRASSINOSTEROID INSENSITIVE 1-associated receptor kinase 1-like isoform X2: MSYSSSRDNWERLVTAVVKREQIWQLCHQNSISTIDSDYTDVTLSFSSLRSVSSSSHQLPVINDSIIEDRKNASKTISRKLFSALRWKRKPKDDLREGLVDIPEYDGLESFSLLELVVATDNFSNRNVIGRGAHGTVYKGRLYNGSLVAVKRLQQEVIEAELEMASLVIHRNVIKLIGFCITQEEQLLVYPFMQNGSVASCLKRTQPTLGWPVRNSIALGVANGLAYLHEECIRDCRDDGVVKGTIGHIAPEYFSTGKCTEKADVFSYGIFLLELITGQNILSLHQLANTHKMRLLEMVYTIYNGKNFEVMVDSSLEGNFVEEEVEKLFQLVLSCTQDDPDERPTMLEIVRMIDGLDDRWKEFLSHGFGSDIFLRKNMIETPVPFWPSRYRMDVDG, encoded by the exons ATGTCATATTCGTCGTCTCGGGACAACTGGGAGAGGCTGGTGACAGCAGTGGTGAAGAGAGAGCAGATATGGCAACTCTGTCATCAAAACTCCATCTCCACCATTGATTCTGATTACACCGACGTAACTCTCAG TTTTTCAAGTCTGAGATCTGTTTCCTCATCATCTCATCAACTTCCAGTTATAAATGACTCTATCATCGAAG ATAGGAAAAATGCTTCTAAAACTATATCACGGAAGCTATTTTCTGCTCTGCGTTGGAAAAGGAAACCAAAGGACGATCTGCGTGAAGGTTTGGTTGACATTCCCG AGTATGATGGACTTGAGAGCTTTTCCCTACTTGAGCTAGTCGTTGCAACAGACAATTTTAGCAACAGAAATGTCATTGGACGTGGTGCGCATGGTACAGTATATAAAGGTCGACTGTACAATGGCTCTTTAGTGGCAGTTAAAAGATTACAACAAGAAGTTATCGAGGCAGAACTAGAGATGGCTAGCCTTGTAATACATCGTAATGTAATCAAACTTATTGGATTTTGCATTACACAAGAAGAACAGCTGCTTGTTTATCCTTTCATGCAGAATGGAAGTGTGGCATCATGCTTAAAAA GGACACAGCCTACACTTGGCTGGCCAGTTAGAAACTCGATAGCACTCGGGGTTGCAAACGGTCTAGCTTATTTGCATGAAGAATGCATCAGAG ACTGCCGCGATGATGGTGTAGTAAAAGGTACAATTGGTCATATAGCCCCCGAGTACTTCTCCACCGGTAAGTGTACAGAGAAAGCCGATGTTTTTAGCTATGGGATCTTTCTTCTTGAGCTCATCACAGGACAGAATATTCTTTCTCTTCATCAGCTCGCCAATACTCACAAGATGAGGTTACTCGAGATG gTATATACAATTTACAATGGGAAAAACTTTGAAGTGATGGTTGATTCAAGTCTTGAAGGAAATTTTGTAGAAGAAGAGGTGGAGAAGTTGTTTCAGTTAGTTCTCAGCTGCACACAAGATGATCCAGATGAACGTCCCACGATGTTGGAAATTGTGAGAATGATCGATGGCCTAGACGATAGGTGGAAAGAATTCTTATCACATGGTTTTGGAAGTGACATTTTCCTTAGAAAGAATATGATAGAAACCCCTGTCCCCTTCTGGCCCTCTCGGTACAGAATGGATGTTGATGGATAG
- the LOC125213900 gene encoding BRASSINOSTEROID INSENSITIVE 1-associated receptor kinase 1-like isoform X1, whose product MSYSSSRDNWERLVTAVVKREQIWQLCHQNSISTIDSDYTDVTLSFSSLRSVSSSSHQLPVINDSIIEDRKNASKTISRKLFSALRWKRKPKDDLREGLVDIPEYDGLESFSLLELVVATDNFSNRNVIGRGAHGTVYKGRLYNGSLVAVKRLQQEVIEAELEMASLVIHRNVIKLIGFCITQEEQLLVYPFMQNGSVASCLKRTQPTLGWPVRNSIALGVANGLAYLHEECIRGIIHRDVKAANILLDENFSVVLADFTLAKFMDCRDDGVVKGTIGHIAPEYFSTGKCTEKADVFSYGIFLLELITGQNILSLHQLANTHKMRLLEMVYTIYNGKNFEVMVDSSLEGNFVEEEVEKLFQLVLSCTQDDPDERPTMLEIVRMIDGLDDRWKEFLSHGFGSDIFLRKNMIETPVPFWPSRYRMDVDG is encoded by the exons ATGTCATATTCGTCGTCTCGGGACAACTGGGAGAGGCTGGTGACAGCAGTGGTGAAGAGAGAGCAGATATGGCAACTCTGTCATCAAAACTCCATCTCCACCATTGATTCTGATTACACCGACGTAACTCTCAG TTTTTCAAGTCTGAGATCTGTTTCCTCATCATCTCATCAACTTCCAGTTATAAATGACTCTATCATCGAAG ATAGGAAAAATGCTTCTAAAACTATATCACGGAAGCTATTTTCTGCTCTGCGTTGGAAAAGGAAACCAAAGGACGATCTGCGTGAAGGTTTGGTTGACATTCCCG AGTATGATGGACTTGAGAGCTTTTCCCTACTTGAGCTAGTCGTTGCAACAGACAATTTTAGCAACAGAAATGTCATTGGACGTGGTGCGCATGGTACAGTATATAAAGGTCGACTGTACAATGGCTCTTTAGTGGCAGTTAAAAGATTACAACAAGAAGTTATCGAGGCAGAACTAGAGATGGCTAGCCTTGTAATACATCGTAATGTAATCAAACTTATTGGATTTTGCATTACACAAGAAGAACAGCTGCTTGTTTATCCTTTCATGCAGAATGGAAGTGTGGCATCATGCTTAAAAA GGACACAGCCTACACTTGGCTGGCCAGTTAGAAACTCGATAGCACTCGGGGTTGCAAACGGTCTAGCTTATTTGCATGAAGAATGCATCAGAGGTATCATTCATCGCGATGTTAAAGCTGCAAATATATTGTTGGATGAGAACTTTAGTGTAGTCTTGGCTGACTTCACCTTGGCCAAATTCATGGACTGCCGCGATGATGGTGTAGTAAAAGGTACAATTGGTCATATAGCCCCCGAGTACTTCTCCACCGGTAAGTGTACAGAGAAAGCCGATGTTTTTAGCTATGGGATCTTTCTTCTTGAGCTCATCACAGGACAGAATATTCTTTCTCTTCATCAGCTCGCCAATACTCACAAGATGAGGTTACTCGAGATG gTATATACAATTTACAATGGGAAAAACTTTGAAGTGATGGTTGATTCAAGTCTTGAAGGAAATTTTGTAGAAGAAGAGGTGGAGAAGTTGTTTCAGTTAGTTCTCAGCTGCACACAAGATGATCCAGATGAACGTCCCACGATGTTGGAAATTGTGAGAATGATCGATGGCCTAGACGATAGGTGGAAAGAATTCTTATCACATGGTTTTGGAAGTGACATTTTCCTTAGAAAGAATATGATAGAAACCCCTGTCCCCTTCTGGCCCTCTCGGTACAGAATGGATGTTGATGGATAG
- the LOC125213869 gene encoding somatic embryogenesis receptor kinase 4-like: protein MLSSPRDNWERLVAAVVKREEIWQLCHQNSFTTISSNSQRPSNSSEEIIRISRNSLKSDFVPPQQREAQLASSSGIEARKNASGPFTRRLFSAVPWRRKPKDYALDEALVGIPEDHFGLRSFSLHELLTATDNFSQLNILGRGGFSTVYKGRLADGTLVAVKRLHIGASIGIELEITSIAAHCNVIRARGFCIDKKEQILVYPYMSNGSVASCLRERKEAQPPLDWKVRKGIALGAAKGLAYLYYECLRKFIHRDVKAANILLDEDFKAVVADFSLAVDCDNGDIVAPVKGTIAHIAPEHFATGKCSVKTDVFGYGVFLLELITAKKSYGLSRGASESDAVLLNMVKASYKEGQWKTMIDADLQWYMVDEEVGELLQIALICTQTDPELRPTMLEVVRMLEVGNGFFERWEECEIDFTDKNFEVAHLRRFTIHEVMAATEDFSKKIISRDGFNMIYTGCLVGSRVAVKRYNSQSLEYYFKKELDIGRICLHPKLVHVIGFCHTPEERLLVFRLMVHGSVESWLSGRDESCPPLTWRKRRNIALGAARGLAYLHDTCQRKIIHRDVKAANILLDDNFEAVVADFKLAKFVDYGRTHITTTVAGTIGHIAPECLASGKCSDKTDVFGYGAFLLELITGKRTIDLLDIADDGDMMCADWVKRNYEDRRWESMVDKYGGDDSMEAVVKQLVNIAVLCTQYDPDKRPRMSDVVRMLESGGGSAEWSEEEVRKEEYPLNIYPNSELIGGNDIYSSGLDEVLSGPR, encoded by the exons ATGCTGTCGTCGCCGCGAGACAACTGGGAGAGGCTGGTGGCGGCGGTGGtgaagagagaagaaatatgGCAACTCTGCCACCAAAACTCCTTCACCACCATTTCATCTAACAGTCAAAGACCTTCTAATTCCAGTGAAGAAATTATCAG AATCTCGAGGAATAGTTTGAAGAGTGATTTCGTGCCACCGCAGCAGCGTGAAGCTCAGCTTGCTAGCAGTTCTGGCATTGAAG CTAGGAAAAATGCTTCTGGACCTTTTACAAGGAGGCTGTTTTCTGCTGTGCCTTGGAGAAGGAAACCGAAGGACTATGCTCTGGATGAAGCTTTGGTTGGAATTCCTG AGGATCATTTTGGACTTCGGAGCTTTTCCCTACACGAGCTACTCACTGCAACAGACAATTTTAGCCAATTAAACATCCTTGGACGTGGTGGATTTAGTACGGTGTATAAAGGTAGACTGGCAGATGGCACTTTAGTGGCGGTTAAAAGACTACACATTGGTGCAAGCATTGGGATAGAATTGGAAATTACAAGCATTGCTGCACATTGCAATGTAATCCGTGCTCGTGGGTTTTGCATTGATAAAAAAGAGCAGATTCTTGTTTATCCTTACATGTCTAATGGAAGTGTAGCGTCCTGTTTGAGAG AAAGAAAAGAGGCACAGCCTCCACTCGACTGGAAAGTGAGAAAAGGGATAGCACTGGGTGCTGCAAAGGGTCTAGCCTACTTGTATTATGAATGCCTAAGGAAATTTATTCATCGTGATGTTAAAGCTGCGAATATATTGTTGGATGAAGACTTCAAAGCAGTTGTAGCTGATTTCAGCTTGGCTGTGGATTGCGACAATGGTGACATTGTTGCTCCGGTAAAAGGTACAATTGCTCATATTGCTCCTGAACACTTTGCTACTGGTAAGTGTTCAGTGAAAACTGATGTTTTTGGTTATGGAGTATTTCTTCTTGAGCTCATCACAGCAAAAAAAAGTTATGGTCTTTCTCGGGGTGCCAGTGAAAGTGATGCGGTGTTACTTAATATG GTGAAGGCAAGTTATAAGGAGGGACAATGGAAAACCATGATTGATGCAGACCTCCAATGGTATATGGTTGATGAAGAGGTGGGAGAGTTGTTGCAAATAGCTCTGATCTGCACACAAACTGATCCAGAGTTACGTCCAACAATGTTAGAAGTTGTAAGGATGCTAGAAGTTGGAAATGGCTTTTTTGAGAGGTGGGAAGAGTGTGAGATAGATTTCACTGACAAGAATTTTGAAGTTGCACATCTTAGGAGGTTTACCATACATGAAGTGATGGCTGCAACAGAGGACTTTAGcaagaaaattataagtaGAGATGGTTTTAATATGATCTACACAGGCTGTTTGGTTGGTTCGCGAGTTGCTGTTAAGAGATACAATTCACAGTCtctagaatattatttcaaaaaagagTTAGACATTGGCAGAATTTGTTTGCATCCAAAACTTGTTCATGTGATTGGATTTTGCCATACACCAGAAGAGCGGCTGCTTGTTTTCCGCTTGATGGTCCACGGAAGTGTCGAATCATGGCTAAGCG GGAGAGATGAATCATGCCCTCCTCTCACTTGGCGAAAGAGAAGAAACATAGCACTTGGTGCTGCAAGGGGTCTAGCTTATTTGCATGATACATGTCAAAGGAAAATCATCCATCGCGATGTCAAAGCTGCAAATATATTGTTAGATGATAACTTTGAAGCAGTTGTTGCTGACTTCAAGTTGGCTAAATTCGTGGACTACGGCAGGACTCATATTACCACAACTGTAGCAGGGACAATTGGCCATATAGCTCCCGAGTGCCTTGCTAGTGGCAAGTGTTCGGATAAAACTGATGTTTTTGGCTATGGAGCCTTTCTGCTTGAGCTCATCACAGGGAAGAGAACTATCGATCTTCTTGACATAGCTGATGATGGAGACATGATGTGTGCTGATTGG GTAAAAAGAAATTACGAAGATAGAAGATGGGAATCGATGGTTGACAAATATGGTGGAGATGATTCCATGGAGGCAGTGGTGAAGCAGCTGGTGAATATAGCTGTTCTCTGCACACAATACGACCCAGACAAACGTCCAAGGATGTCGGATGTGGTAAGGATGTTGGAATCTGGTGGTGGCTCGGCTGAGTGGTCTGAGGAAGAAGTCAGAAAAGAAGAGTATCCTCTCAACATTTATCCCAATTCCGAGTTGATAGGTGGTAATGACATTTATAGTTCTGGTTTAGACGAAGTTCTATCTGGGCCAAGATGA
- the LOC125207536 gene encoding probable serine/threonine-protein kinase PBL3, producing MSRNYDNWEKLVGAVLKREEFRWLAHCESFSTSISTDFSARPSFDSDVPRDCRNSGERLDPTDLSTRETFVSRNVMAIEYGELKKATKNFHPSMLLGEGAFGFVYKGWVHEQRLTATKPGCGIIVAIKKMNHESFQGNKELLDKVHYLSQLRHPNLIKLVGYSFSAKNQILVYEYMCKGSLDNHLFRREHNSLDWETRVKVAIGAARAISFLHDLEIPVIHRDIKSNYILLDGDFNTKLSGFGIAKDGSIRDRTHVSTRVKGAYGYAAPEYMATGHLTTRCDVYDFGAVLLQLISGRRFIDPNRPAGEHVLSAWAKRHLNGKKGLVQIVDSRLEGNYPPKQAYEVAKISLQCLSEEPRLRPKMSEVVGVLESL from the exons ATGTCGAGGAACTATGATAACTGGGAGAAGTTGGTTGGAGCTGTTCTCAAGAGAGAAGAGTTCCGGTGGCTTGCGCACTGCGAAAGCTTCAGCACCTCAATTTCAACTGATTTCAGTGCACGTCCCAGCTTTGATTCCGATGTTCCTCGCG ATTGTAGAAATTCCGGTGAGAGGCTCGATCCTACAGATCTTTCTACTCGGGAAACTTTCGTCTCCCGTAATGTGATGGCCATAGAGTATGGAGAGTTAAAAAAAGCTACCAAAAACTTTCACCCGAGCATGTTGTTGGGGGAAGGAGCATTTGGTTTTGTTTATAAAGGATGGGTCCATGAACAACGTCTTACTGCAACGAAGCCTGGATGTGGAATTATCGTTGCTATCAAGAAGATGAATCATGAAAGTTTTCAAGGAAATAAGGAGTTACTG GATAAAGTACATTACTTGAGTCAACTCCGCCACCcgaatttgatcaaacttgTTGGATATAGCTTCAGCGCAAAAAACCAGATTCTGGTGTATGAGTACATGTGCAAAGGAAGCTTGGACAACCATTTGTTCCGAA GAGAGCATAACTCCCTCGATTGGGAAACAAGAGTCAAAGTGGCTATAGGTGCTGCAAGAGCTATTTCATTCTTGCATGACTTGGAAATACCGGTCATACATCGAGATATTAAGAGTAACTACATTCTTTTAGATGGC GACTTCAATACCAAGTTGTCGGGCTTTGGCATTGCAAAAGATGGTTCTATCCGTGACAGGACTCATGTATCAACACGAGTTAAGGGTGCATACGGATATGCTGCTCCAGAGTACATGGCAACAG GTCACTTGACCACAAGATGTGATGTGTATGATTTTGGAGCTGTTTTGCTTCAATTAATATCAGGGCGTCGATTTATTGACCCCAATAGGCCTGCAGGAGAGCATGTTCTAAGCGCTTGGGCAAAACGACATTTGAATGGCAAAAAAGGACTAGTGCAAATTGTGGATAGCAGATTAGAGGGTAATTAC